A section of the Flavobacteriales bacterium genome encodes:
- a CDS encoding nitroreductase family protein: MDRSRSSLALLPAISGRYSPRAFIDRAVTDDELTLVLEAARWAPSSMNEQPWRFLVTRRGGEGHELLLDCLNPSNRIWADKAPVLMLAMAHRILHRINAENHHARHDLGVAVGQLGVQATSMGLGLHQLGGFDPGKTRQAFGIPEELDVVTVIVLGWPGKAEDLPEHLQQRERTRSPRRALSELVHYGRFAG, from the coding sequence ATGGACCGATCCCGATCCAGCCTCGCTCTACTGCCCGCCATAAGCGGGCGATACAGCCCACGGGCGTTCATCGACCGCGCGGTGACCGATGACGAATTGACCCTGGTGCTGGAAGCGGCCCGGTGGGCGCCCAGCAGCATGAACGAGCAGCCCTGGCGGTTCCTGGTGACCCGCCGGGGCGGAGAGGGCCACGAGCTGTTGTTGGACTGCCTGAACCCGAGCAATCGGATCTGGGCGGACAAGGCGCCCGTACTGATGCTGGCCATGGCACATCGCATCCTTCATCGCATCAATGCGGAGAACCATCACGCGCGGCACGACCTGGGTGTGGCCGTGGGACAGTTGGGCGTGCAGGCGACCTCCATGGGTCTGGGCCTGCACCAGCTGGGCGGGTTCGATCCGGGCAAGACCCGTCAGGCCTTCGGCATCCCCGAGGAACTGGACGTGGTGACAGTGATCGTGCTGGGCTGGCCCGGCAAGGCCGAGGACCTGCCGGAGCACCTGCAACAGCGCGAGCGCACCCGGAGCCCAAGGCGCGCATTGAGCGAACTGGTGCACTACGGGCGGTTCGCCGGCTAG
- a CDS encoding alkaline phosphatase family protein codes for MRIVLPGAIMVLATSAVSQPMINGPMPGHSDHLEATIWLQCRQACRAQLAYWPIDRPDSVLFTRELVSDPDRAHALEFRMDQVRPGITYGYNVLLDGRVVDDGADLRFRTQPLWKWRTDPPPFTMAVGSCAYINEPAYDRPGKPYGDAYPVFDAIAAKHPDLMLWLGDNVYLREPDWGSWTGFLHRYTHTRSEPALQRLLRATHHYATWDDHDFGPNDADGSFVNAGMAREAFDLFWPNPGSGVPGAPEGITTAFSHADADLFLLDDRTYRVPPDVLTDQPTMLGKGQVDWLIRALKYSDATFRFVAVGGQVLSTAADFENYATFEAERRQLLDRIDREGISGVVFLTGDRHFTELSRLDLADGRWILDLTASPLTSGTYGPKSPNTLQVEGTLLQERGFCTLTVEGPKGQRVLTIRAFDAQGGEKWTRAFPQPPTRR; via the coding sequence ATGCGCATCGTTCTCCCCGGCGCCATCATGGTGCTGGCCACCTCTGCGGTATCCCAGCCCATGATCAACGGGCCCATGCCCGGACACAGCGACCACCTGGAGGCCACCATCTGGCTGCAATGCCGGCAGGCCTGTCGCGCCCAACTGGCCTACTGGCCCATCGACCGGCCGGACAGCGTGCTCTTCACCCGTGAGCTGGTGAGCGACCCCGATCGGGCCCATGCCCTGGAGTTCCGCATGGACCAGGTAAGACCGGGCATCACCTACGGGTACAACGTGCTGTTGGACGGGCGTGTGGTGGATGATGGCGCCGATCTCCGGTTCCGCACGCAACCGCTGTGGAAGTGGCGAACCGATCCGCCCCCCTTCACCATGGCCGTGGGCAGCTGTGCCTACATCAATGAACCGGCGTACGACAGGCCAGGGAAGCCGTACGGTGATGCCTATCCCGTGTTCGATGCCATCGCCGCGAAGCATCCCGACCTCATGCTCTGGCTGGGCGACAACGTGTACCTGCGCGAGCCTGACTGGGGTTCGTGGACCGGCTTCCTTCATCGCTACACACACACACGGAGCGAGCCTGCCCTGCAGCGGCTGTTGCGCGCCACGCATCACTATGCCACATGGGACGACCATGACTTCGGCCCGAACGATGCCGATGGCAGCTTCGTGAACGCCGGGATGGCCCGCGAGGCGTTCGATCTGTTCTGGCCCAACCCGGGCAGCGGCGTGCCCGGCGCGCCCGAAGGCATCACCACCGCCTTCAGCCACGCCGACGCCGACCTCTTCCTGCTGGATGACCGCACCTATCGGGTGCCGCCCGATGTGCTCACGGACCAGCCCACGATGCTGGGGAAAGGGCAGGTCGACTGGCTGATCCGGGCCTTGAAGTACAGCGATGCCACCTTCAGGTTCGTGGCCGTGGGTGGACAGGTGCTGAGCACGGCCGCCGACTTCGAGAACTACGCCACCTTCGAGGCCGAGCGCAGGCAGTTGTTGGACCGCATCGACCGTGAGGGCATCAGCGGTGTGGTCTTCCTCACGGGCGACCGGCATTTCACGGAGCTGAGCCGCCTGGACCTTGCGGATGGGCGGTGGATCCTCGACCTGACCGCTTCTCCCCTCACCTCGGGCACCTACGGCCCCAAGTCGCCCAACACGCTGCAGGTGGAAGGCACCTTGTTGCAGGAGCGGGGGTTCTGCACGCTCACCGTGGAGGGGCCCAAGGGACAGCGTGTGCTCACCATCCGGGCCTTCGACGCCCAGGGGGGCGAAAAGTGGACCCGAGCGTTCCCGCAACCGCCAACGCGCAGATAG
- a CDS encoding sterol desaturase family protein: MEFNLIEAWLDLKRQLPELPIEGVGAKYIYPLFILLMIGEYVQARHLFDLKESWAGVVMGLVATLIKVIANVFEISIMLFLFHWAEPFREQYLGYSTLGTAWYVWIICLLFDDHNFYWHHRIAHNVRFLWAAHLPHHSGRMFNLTVSIRNGWFIEFFKPIYWMWMPLVGFEPIMIATCLIINSFYQFFLHTQLVPSLGWYEKIFNTPWVHVVHHSSNTEYLDRNHGGILVIWDKLYGTWQEPIKGVVPKYGISHNPDSYSPITHNLFEFQEIWKDVKRAPTLKAKLMYIFGPPGWSHDGSSKTSRQLQAELKAQQAAGQAAA, translated from the coding sequence ATGGAATTCAACCTGATCGAGGCGTGGCTTGACCTGAAGCGCCAGCTCCCCGAACTGCCCATCGAGGGCGTGGGGGCGAAGTACATCTACCCCCTGTTCATTCTGCTGATGATCGGCGAGTACGTGCAGGCCCGCCATCTCTTCGACCTCAAGGAAAGCTGGGCCGGAGTGGTGATGGGCCTGGTGGCGACGCTGATCAAGGTGATCGCCAACGTGTTCGAGATCAGCATCATGCTGTTCCTGTTCCACTGGGCCGAGCCCTTCCGCGAGCAGTACCTCGGGTACAGTACGCTGGGCACCGCCTGGTACGTCTGGATCATCTGCCTGCTCTTCGATGACCACAACTTCTACTGGCACCACCGCATCGCGCACAACGTGCGGTTCCTCTGGGCGGCCCACCTGCCGCACCACTCGGGCAGGATGTTCAACCTGACGGTGAGCATCCGCAACGGCTGGTTCATCGAGTTCTTCAAGCCGATCTACTGGATGTGGATGCCGCTGGTGGGCTTCGAGCCGATCATGATCGCCACGTGCCTGATCATCAACTCCTTCTACCAATTCTTCCTGCACACGCAGCTGGTGCCCTCCCTCGGCTGGTACGAGAAGATCTTCAACACCCCCTGGGTGCACGTGGTGCACCACAGCAGCAACACCGAGTACCTGGACCGCAACCATGGGGGCATCCTCGTGATCTGGGACAAACTGTACGGCACCTGGCAGGAACCCATCAAAGGCGTGGTGCCCAAGTACGGCATCAGCCACAACCCGGACTCCTACAGCCCGATCACCCACAACCTGTTCGAGTTCCAGGAGATCTGGAAGGATGTGAAGCGGGCGCCCACGCTGAAGGCGAAGCTCATGTACATCTTCGGGCCTCCGGGTTGGAGCCACGATGGCAGCAGCAAGACCAGTCGCCAGCTGCAAGCCGAGCTGAAAGCTCAACAGGCCGCCGGACAGGCCGCGGCGTGA
- a CDS encoding DEAD/DEAH box helicase — MERTTFNDLGLIEPILKALQEEGYTHPTPIQAQAIPHLVKGRDLLGCAQTGTGKTAAFAIPILQELHERGIGAQGGKRPIKVLILTPTRELAIQIGESFAAYGRHLKQRHTVIFGGVGQKPQTDALQRGVDTVIATPGRLLDLMGQGYVHLNDLDIFVLDEADRMLDMGFIHDVKKVIAKLPQKRQTLFFSATMPPEIAKLANSILTEPIKVEVAPVSSTAETIDQHMFFVDRTDKNKLLLHLLQGDAIREALIFTRTKHGANKVAKVLTQAGFAAEAIHGNKSQTARQNALKNFKEGKLRALVATDIAARGIDIDGLTHVINFDIPNIPETYVHRIGRTGRAGASGKALSFCDHEEKAFLRDITRLIRRDIPVVAEHPYVMVGGPKKAEPEVREPRQPRGPGRGQRAPREGQRSDRPQGQQRREGRPQQGDRKPQQVRSERHPRGEGRPRQEGQRRSEGRPQQHGQRGPRSVQQGQRSDRPQQQRQREQRPGERREQTARPDYDKLTRELFAEEERRGKVDRPKQEEKKEGGGILRWFKR, encoded by the coding sequence ATGGAACGGACCACGTTCAACGACCTCGGGCTCATCGAGCCCATCCTCAAAGCCCTTCAGGAAGAAGGCTACACCCACCCCACCCCCATCCAGGCGCAGGCCATCCCGCACCTGGTGAAAGGACGGGACCTGCTGGGCTGCGCGCAGACCGGCACCGGTAAGACCGCCGCCTTCGCCATCCCCATCCTGCAGGAGTTGCATGAGCGGGGCATCGGCGCGCAGGGTGGCAAGCGCCCCATCAAGGTGCTCATCCTCACCCCCACCCGCGAGCTCGCCATCCAGATCGGCGAGAGCTTCGCCGCCTACGGCCGCCACCTGAAGCAGCGGCACACCGTGATCTTCGGCGGCGTGGGCCAGAAGCCCCAGACCGATGCGCTGCAACGCGGCGTTGACACCGTGATCGCCACCCCGGGCCGCCTGCTCGACCTCATGGGCCAGGGCTACGTGCACCTGAACGACCTCGACATCTTCGTGCTGGACGAGGCCGACCGCATGCTCGACATGGGCTTCATCCACGACGTGAAGAAGGTGATCGCCAAGCTGCCGCAGAAGCGCCAGACGCTCTTCTTCAGCGCCACCATGCCTCCCGAGATCGCCAAGCTCGCCAACAGCATCCTCACCGAGCCCATCAAGGTGGAGGTGGCGCCTGTGAGCAGCACGGCCGAGACCATCGACCAGCACATGTTCTTCGTGGACCGCACGGACAAGAACAAGCTGCTGCTGCACCTGCTGCAGGGCGATGCCATCCGGGAGGCCCTCATCTTCACCCGCACCAAGCACGGCGCCAACAAGGTGGCCAAGGTGCTCACACAGGCCGGGTTCGCCGCGGAGGCCATCCATGGCAACAAGAGCCAGACGGCCCGCCAGAACGCCTTGAAGAACTTCAAGGAGGGCAAGCTCCGCGCCCTGGTGGCCACCGATATCGCCGCACGCGGCATCGACATCGACGGGCTCACGCACGTGATCAACTTCGACATCCCGAACATCCCCGAGACCTACGTGCACCGCATCGGTCGAACGGGCCGTGCCGGCGCATCGGGCAAGGCCCTGAGCTTCTGCGATCACGAGGAGAAGGCCTTCCTGCGCGACATCACCCGGCTCATCAGGCGCGACATCCCTGTCGTCGCCGAACACCCGTACGTGATGGTGGGCGGTCCGAAAAAGGCCGAGCCCGAGGTGCGCGAACCCCGCCAGCCGCGTGGTCCGGGCCGCGGTCAGCGGGCCCCGCGCGAGGGGCAGCGCAGCGACCGCCCGCAGGGCCAGCAGCGCCGGGAAGGCCGTCCGCAGCAGGGCGACCGGAAGCCCCAGCAGGTGCGCAGTGAGCGTCACCCGCGTGGTGAAGGCCGCCCGCGCCAGGAGGGCCAGCGCCGCAGCGAGGGCCGCCCGCAGCAGCATGGCCAGCGTGGTCCCAGGTCGGTGCAGCAGGGGCAGCGCAGCGACCGCCCGCAGCAGCAGCGGCAACGCGAGCAGCGTCCCGGCGAGCGCCGCGAGCAGACCGCCAGGCCCGACTACGACAAGCTCACCCGTGAGCTGTTCGCCGAGGAGGAGCGCCGCGGGAAGGTCGACCGGCCGAAACAGGAGGAGAAAAAGGAAGGCGGCGGCATCCTGCGCTGGTTCAAGCGCTGA